One stretch of Lacimicrobium alkaliphilum DNA includes these proteins:
- a CDS encoding tetratricopeptide repeat-containing sulfotransferase family protein, with protein MPLAANGEIQQQLQQARSLTEAGQRQQASALLAALADDFAKQSLSRADAGSVAELAFFFSQNKAWRDAAFWFAKAAELAPDKAVYHYNLATMLRILGDLKGAEQALDKALELNPGDGEAQHLRSSLRIQTSKHNHIAELKQLLQKPAQEPKQQVHLHYALAKELEDLQNYPESFTALKQGADLRRAHLNYDVRRDLAIMQKIAQVFSKQQLQQKAGSGYASAEPIFILGMPRTGSTLIERMLGSHAQVSMAGELNNFSQAMMAQIRTLGQPGNILEAIQLSAELDFTALGERYIHSTRPDTGHKPYFIDKLPLNFLYIGLIKLALPNAKIIHVQRDPMDTCYAIYKHLFTHAYPFSYNLDELGQYYQAYQRLMAHWQQALPGSVLELSYEQLVREPQTALKSVLGYCNLEWQADCLHFERNADASTTGSAAQIRQRLYTSSVGKWRHYKAQLVELEKRLS; from the coding sequence ATGCCCTTAGCCGCCAATGGCGAGATACAACAACAGCTGCAACAAGCCCGATCTTTGACAGAGGCCGGGCAACGCCAGCAGGCTTCGGCTTTGCTGGCAGCTCTGGCCGATGACTTTGCAAAACAAAGTCTGAGCCGAGCCGATGCCGGTTCAGTGGCTGAACTGGCATTTTTTTTCAGCCAGAATAAAGCCTGGCGAGATGCCGCATTCTGGTTTGCCAAAGCTGCAGAGCTGGCACCGGATAAGGCGGTATATCACTATAACCTGGCCACCATGTTACGCATTTTGGGTGATCTTAAGGGGGCTGAACAGGCCCTGGATAAGGCTCTTGAGCTTAATCCCGGTGATGGTGAGGCGCAGCATCTGCGCTCATCCTTGCGCATCCAAACCAGCAAACACAATCATATCGCCGAGCTTAAACAGCTGCTGCAAAAACCCGCTCAGGAACCCAAACAACAGGTGCATCTTCACTATGCACTGGCTAAGGAACTGGAGGATCTGCAGAATTATCCTGAATCTTTTACGGCCCTGAAGCAGGGCGCTGATTTACGCCGGGCTCATCTTAACTATGATGTCAGGCGGGATCTGGCGATTATGCAAAAAATCGCACAAGTGTTCTCAAAACAGCAATTGCAGCAAAAGGCGGGGAGCGGTTATGCCAGCGCCGAACCGATTTTTATTCTGGGCATGCCACGTACAGGCTCCACCTTAATTGAACGCATGCTGGGCAGTCATGCTCAGGTGAGTATGGCGGGGGAGCTGAATAACTTTTCCCAGGCGATGATGGCACAAATCCGCACGTTGGGGCAGCCCGGTAATATCCTTGAGGCGATTCAACTGAGTGCAGAGCTGGATTTTACCGCACTGGGCGAGCGTTATATCCACAGCACCCGACCGGATACCGGCCACAAGCCCTATTTTATCGACAAGCTGCCACTGAATTTTCTGTATATTGGCCTGATTAAGCTGGCATTGCCAAATGCAAAAATCATCCATGTACAGCGCGACCCCATGGATACCTGCTATGCCATCTACAAGCATTTGTTTACCCACGCCTACCCGTTTTCTTACAACCTGGATGAACTGGGGCAATATTATCAGGCCTACCAGCGGCTAATGGCGCACTGGCAACAGGCATTGCCCGGTTCAGTCCTGGAATTATCTTATGAACAACTGGTGCGTGAACCACAAACCGCGCTTAAGTCTGTGCTCGGATACTGCAATCTGGAGTGGCAGGCAGACTGCCTGCACTTTGAACGTAATGCCGATGCCAGCACCACCGGCAGTGCCGCGCAGATTCGCCAGCGCCTTTACACCAGCTCAGTGGGCAAATGGCGTCACTACAAAGCGCAACTGGTGGAGCTGGAAAAGCGCCTGAGCTGA
- a CDS encoding TonB-dependent receptor codes for MQTQTKVNKRTGFALNPVALAIAAATMLPALAVAQEAEQDKEVIELERIQVTASRRITTVEDTPYNISVINGSQLEEAQIVDSVEMIRNMAGVTAVDRGYRNSGVLNNIIIRGMNVDSSGNGDFALNAAPTVSSYVNDTPIFANFILKDIEAVEVLRGPQGTLYGSGALAGTVRYKMNRPDLDYFSGSAGANLSRSSGSDGFNKNIDGMINIPLTDTLAFRANAGVIRNDGIVDYSTIYELNNAGAPVAEGGDIANGRPVFTSKEDADTVDIDYGRMSLLFQPSEEFSALLSYQYQSDDIGGRRQVTRGTHWVTGEEQQYGDYQNGAIQLEPSERKVDLLALEMEWDLGFATLSSSTSKYEHDGSSVSDNTGFYAQNNWFAWFYGGSPRPMAQAVRTYADEAFAQELRLVSSTQGPIDWIVGAFYMDQDTSASQDSFMPGFSEWAQASGFDETLASWGGTLTDQDFRYRDKGNVKDMSIFGELTYHFSDDFRATLGLRRFDNDIENTTTIELPIYPGESDVSSASDDSGTLFKVNVSYDLSDQAMLYGTVSEGYRRGGTSAVPLTGGFAENPAYLNYDSDSVTNYELGVKGNTGRFFYSLSLYLMDWQEPQLNVATPNWGFYAAVNGESAETKGLEIETRGYITDDLQFTAQYALTNAKLTDDLYIPSGTEAAPGEFLQAEAGDRLPSTARHTLSAGLEQTHDINSDYYLVSRVGVYYQSDSRNALSSNPTFDIDLPGFWLANAGVALHADDWIATLYVKNLFGEDAVTGVLSEAYMGTDPAENFYGNASKDYIGQPRTVGVSFNYRF; via the coding sequence ATGCAGACTCAGACAAAGGTGAATAAAAGAACAGGTTTTGCCCTTAACCCCGTGGCCCTGGCTATTGCCGCAGCAACGATGCTGCCGGCGCTGGCAGTGGCACAGGAAGCAGAGCAGGACAAAGAAGTGATCGAGCTGGAGCGTATTCAGGTCACCGCCAGCCGTCGCATCACAACGGTTGAAGATACCCCCTACAATATCTCGGTTATCAATGGCAGCCAGCTTGAAGAAGCGCAGATTGTTGATTCGGTAGAGATGATTCGCAATATGGCCGGTGTGACCGCCGTTGACCGCGGCTATCGTAACTCTGGTGTGCTGAATAACATCATTATCCGCGGCATGAATGTAGACTCTTCCGGTAATGGCGACTTCGCCTTAAATGCCGCACCCACGGTGTCGTCCTATGTGAACGACACGCCGATTTTTGCCAACTTTATTCTTAAAGATATCGAAGCCGTTGAAGTACTGCGTGGCCCGCAGGGCACACTTTATGGCTCCGGCGCCCTGGCCGGAACGGTGCGCTATAAGATGAACCGCCCGGATCTGGATTATTTTTCCGGTTCGGCAGGGGCTAACTTAAGCCGCAGCTCCGGCTCGGATGGCTTTAATAAGAATATTGATGGCATGATCAATATTCCGCTTACCGATACCCTGGCCTTTCGTGCCAATGCTGGGGTGATCCGCAATGACGGTATCGTCGATTACAGCACTATCTATGAGCTTAACAATGCCGGTGCGCCAGTAGCCGAAGGTGGCGATATTGCCAATGGTCGCCCGGTGTTTACCAGTAAAGAAGACGCCGACACCGTTGATATTGATTACGGTCGCATGTCGTTGTTGTTCCAGCCATCTGAAGAATTCAGTGCGCTGCTTTCCTATCAATATCAGTCTGATGATATTGGCGGGCGCCGTCAGGTGACTCGTGGCACTCACTGGGTAACAGGCGAGGAACAGCAATACGGTGATTACCAGAATGGTGCTATTCAGCTTGAGCCCAGTGAACGTAAGGTCGACCTGCTGGCACTGGAAATGGAGTGGGACTTAGGCTTTGCCACGCTCTCATCCAGTACCTCAAAGTATGAGCATGACGGCAGTTCTGTTAGTGATAACACCGGTTTCTATGCTCAGAATAACTGGTTCGCCTGGTTCTATGGCGGTTCCCCCCGGCCTATGGCGCAGGCTGTCCGTACCTATGCTGACGAGGCTTTTGCCCAGGAGTTGCGGCTGGTATCCAGTACCCAAGGCCCGATTGACTGGATAGTGGGTGCCTTTTATATGGATCAGGATACCTCAGCCAGTCAGGACAGCTTTATGCCGGGCTTTTCAGAGTGGGCCCAGGCCAGTGGCTTCGATGAAACCCTGGCGTCCTGGGGAGGCACCCTTACCGATCAGGATTTCAGATATCGTGATAAGGGCAATGTGAAGGATATGTCCATCTTTGGTGAGCTGACTTATCACTTCAGTGATGATTTTCGTGCCACCCTTGGCCTGCGCCGGTTTGACAATGATATTGAGAACACTACGACTATTGAACTGCCGATCTATCCCGGCGAATCTGATGTGAGCTCTGCCAGTGACGACAGCGGCACGCTGTTTAAGGTTAACGTTTCCTACGATTTATCTGACCAGGCGATGCTCTACGGTACTGTGTCTGAGGGCTACCGCCGCGGTGGTACCAGTGCAGTGCCCCTGACCGGTGGCTTTGCCGAGAACCCGGCCTATCTGAATTATGACTCAGACAGCGTTACCAACTATGAGCTGGGTGTAAAGGGCAATACCGGGCGTTTCTTCTACTCACTGTCGTTATACCTGATGGACTGGCAGGAGCCGCAGCTTAATGTGGCAACGCCAAACTGGGGCTTCTATGCCGCAGTAAACGGTGAGTCGGCAGAAACCAAAGGGCTGGAGATTGAAACCCGCGGTTATATTACCGATGATCTGCAGTTTACCGCTCAGTATGCCCTGACCAATGCCAAGCTGACCGATGATCTGTATATTCCATCGGGCACCGAAGCCGCTCCGGGCGAGTTCCTGCAGGCCGAAGCCGGCGATCGACTGCCCAGTACCGCGCGCCATACCTTAAGTGCCGGGCTGGAGCAGACCCATGATATCAACAGCGATTATTATCTGGTCAGCCGTGTAGGCGTATATTATCAGTCTGACTCGCGTAATGCCCTGAGCAGTAATCCAACCTTTGATATTGACCTGCCAGGCTTCTGGCTGGCTAATGCCGGTGTTGCGCTACACGCCGATGACTGGATAGCCACCCTGTACGTGAAAAATCTGTTCGGTGAAGATGCGGTGACCGGAGTATTGTCAGAGGCCTATATGGGCACAGACCCGGCAGAAAACTTTTATGGCAACGCCTCAAAGGATTATATTGGCCAGCCAAGAACGGTAGGGGTGTCATTTAACTACCGTTTCTAA
- a CDS encoding carbon-nitrogen hydrolase family protein yields the protein MSVFTLAGLQLELEPHQNNFEHISAEVLSLKKRFPNLQMVILSELCNCGPAPRFAEPMPGPLEDAYAELAMQAEVYLVTGSLFERDQERIFNTLSVLSPKGEVLARYRKIFPFLPYEEGVSCGEDFVTFDIPGEGCFGLSICYDMWFPETVRALAWKGAEVILHPTLTNTIDRDVELAIARANAATNQCYMVDINGAGKLGMGRSIVAGPGGEVIYQAGDTQEAIVVDIDFDYVRRVRENGWHSLGQPLKSFRDNPVVYPQYQKGASSAALNALGPLQKPAKPDWSE from the coding sequence ATGAGTGTATTCACCCTGGCAGGTTTGCAGCTGGAGCTGGAACCCCATCAGAATAATTTTGAGCATATCAGTGCTGAGGTGCTGAGCCTGAAGAAGCGCTTTCCCAATCTGCAGATGGTCATATTGTCTGAGTTGTGTAACTGTGGGCCAGCGCCGCGTTTTGCAGAGCCTATGCCCGGTCCCCTTGAAGATGCCTACGCTGAACTGGCGATGCAGGCCGAGGTGTATCTGGTCACAGGTTCGCTGTTTGAGCGCGATCAGGAGCGTATCTTTAATACTCTTTCGGTGCTCAGCCCCAAAGGCGAGGTGCTTGCCCGTTATCGCAAAATCTTTCCTTTTCTGCCCTATGAAGAAGGCGTGTCCTGCGGAGAGGATTTTGTCACCTTTGATATCCCCGGTGAGGGCTGTTTTGGCCTGTCTATCTGTTATGACATGTGGTTCCCCGAAACCGTCAGGGCCTTAGCCTGGAAAGGGGCTGAGGTGATTTTACATCCTACTTTAACCAATACCATCGACAGAGATGTGGAGCTGGCCATCGCCCGCGCCAATGCCGCCACTAACCAGTGTTATATGGTGGATATTAACGGTGCCGGCAAGCTGGGCATGGGGCGTTCTATCGTGGCAGGGCCAGGTGGTGAGGTGATCTATCAGGCCGGTGATACGCAGGAAGCCATTGTGGTGGATATTGATTTTGATTATGTACGCCGGGTACGGGAAAACGGCTGGCACAGCCTGGGACAACCGCTGAAGAGCTTTCGCGATAACCCGGTTGTTTATCCCCAGTACCAGAAAGGTGCCAGTTCGGCGGCCCTGAACGCCCTGGGGCCGTTGCAGAAACCGGCCAAGCCTGATTGGTCAGAATAA
- the betT gene encoding choline BCCT transporter BetT — translation MTSKTDVEDASNGQPKDRINPVVFYGSAIGIAFFALWAMFFTEAAGNIIYAVLGWISDTFGWFYFLAIVAYLVFVIWIGLSRYGSIKLGPAHSTPDFNIVTWAAMLFSAGIGIDLLFFCIAEPVTQFLAPPVGEGGTEAAARHAMELTFLHWGLSGWGVYTLVGMSLAYFSYRHGLPLTIRSALYPIFGKRIHGPVGHAVDIAAVLGTIFGIATSLGIGIIQLNFGLNYMFGIPESVVTQASLAVVIVIFATISALTGVDKGIRRLSEFNMLLALLLMLFVLFSGQTVFLLNALVMNIGDYFSKFISLSMDTYAFDPPTDWLNAWTVFFWAWWIAWGPFVGLFLARISRGRTIREFVAGSLILPLTFMMAWMSIMGNSAIELIMSGGGVENFGEQAMNNPGSSIYLFMQSLPWVGFTTVVVTILAIVFFVTSGDSGSLVLSNLTSVLTDPNHDAPGWMRILWASLIGLLTLALLMTDGLSALQGTVVIMGLPFAFVLLLMMVGLSKALRVEGLKEASYRGSMAGFLSGRTGEEASGSWRKRLSNALSFPSHKEAQQFLKDVAKPAMEQIHKELVDKGLQVEIEQGTGDEEYLALNVDKGTEQDFTYQIWPRRCLMPAFSIRAAGAGSHYYRLEVHIGEGGQGYDLAGYSKEQVIADILDQYERHLYFLHTQRETMGTDTQLPDDPDKTEHAHG, via the coding sequence ATGACCAGCAAAACCGATGTGGAAGATGCCTCAAACGGGCAACCCAAAGACAGAATCAACCCTGTAGTATTTTATGGCTCCGCCATCGGCATCGCGTTTTTTGCGCTGTGGGCGATGTTTTTCACCGAAGCCGCAGGCAATATTATATATGCCGTATTAGGCTGGATATCAGATACCTTTGGCTGGTTCTACTTTCTTGCCATAGTGGCGTATCTGGTCTTTGTGATCTGGATAGGTTTATCCCGCTACGGCAGTATCAAACTGGGGCCGGCCCACTCCACGCCGGACTTTAATATTGTGACCTGGGCTGCCATGCTGTTTTCCGCCGGTATCGGTATTGATTTGCTGTTTTTCTGTATCGCCGAACCGGTAACACAGTTTCTGGCACCGCCGGTGGGTGAGGGGGGCACAGAGGCTGCCGCCCGCCATGCCATGGAGCTGACGTTCCTGCACTGGGGGCTGTCTGGCTGGGGTGTTTATACGCTGGTGGGCATGTCGCTGGCCTACTTCAGTTATCGTCACGGTTTACCACTGACCATTCGCTCTGCGCTGTATCCCATTTTCGGCAAACGCATTCATGGGCCTGTCGGCCATGCAGTGGATATCGCTGCGGTGTTGGGCACCATTTTCGGTATTGCCACCAGTCTGGGCATTGGCATTATTCAGCTTAATTTTGGTCTGAATTATATGTTTGGTATTCCAGAGTCTGTTGTCACTCAGGCATCCCTGGCGGTGGTGATTGTGATCTTCGCCACCATCTCCGCCCTGACCGGGGTGGATAAAGGCATCCGGCGCCTGTCTGAATTTAATATGTTGCTGGCGCTGTTGTTGATGCTGTTTGTGTTGTTCAGCGGCCAGACGGTGTTTTTACTTAACGCGCTGGTGATGAATATTGGTGATTACTTTTCCAAATTTATCAGCCTGTCGATGGATACCTATGCCTTTGATCCGCCTACTGACTGGCTGAATGCCTGGACGGTGTTTTTCTGGGCGTGGTGGATTGCCTGGGGGCCTTTTGTTGGCTTGTTCCTGGCCCGCATATCCCGTGGCCGCACAATCCGTGAGTTTGTAGCCGGTTCACTGATCCTGCCGCTGACTTTTATGATGGCCTGGATGTCAATTATGGGTAACAGTGCCATAGAACTGATTATGAGTGGTGGCGGAGTAGAGAACTTTGGTGAGCAGGCCATGAATAATCCGGGCTCGTCCATCTACCTGTTCATGCAGAGTCTGCCCTGGGTGGGCTTTACGACTGTGGTGGTCACCATTCTGGCTATCGTGTTTTTTGTGACTTCCGGTGACTCGGGCTCTTTGGTGCTCTCCAATCTGACCTCGGTACTGACCGATCCGAATCATGATGCCCCGGGCTGGATGCGCATATTATGGGCCTCGTTAATTGGTCTGTTGACCCTGGCGCTGTTGATGACAGACGGGCTAAGTGCCTTGCAGGGGACAGTGGTGATCATGGGGCTGCCCTTTGCCTTTGTGCTTCTGTTGATGATGGTGGGTCTGAGCAAAGCGCTGCGTGTGGAGGGCTTAAAAGAGGCCAGCTATCGTGGCAGCATGGCGGGCTTTTTGTCTGGCCGGACCGGCGAAGAAGCGTCGGGCAGCTGGCGTAAACGCCTGAGCAATGCCCTGAGCTTCCCCAGCCATAAAGAAGCGCAGCAGTTCTTAAAAGACGTGGCAAAACCGGCTATGGAGCAAATCCATAAGGAACTGGTGGATAAGGGGCTGCAGGTGGAAATTGAGCAGGGAACAGGTGATGAGGAATACCTGGCTCTGAATGTGGATAAAGGCACAGAGCAGGACTTTACCTATCAGATCTGGCCGCGCCGATGCCTGATGCCGGCCTTCTCAATACGGGCCGCGGGAGCAGGCAGCCATTATTATCGCCTTGAGGTTCATATTGGTGAAGGCGGTCAGGGCTATGACCTGGCGGGGTACAGCAAAGAGCAGGTGATCGCCGATATTCTTGATCAGTACGAACGGCACCTTTACTTCCTGCATACCCAGCGCGAGACAATGGGAACCGATACGCAGTTGCCTGATGATCCGGATAAAACAGAGCATGCCCATGGCTGA
- the betA gene encoding choline dehydrogenase, protein MAEFKFDQSVDYIIVGAGSAGSVLASRLTEDGKDQVLVLEFGGKDNSIFIQMPTAFSIPMNKPKYDWQFYTEPEPGLKGRKLHQARGKVIGGSSSINGMAFVRGCAGDYQQWQDMGAEGWDYQHVLPYFKRAEDCLYGADEYRSAGGPVGVCNGNNMQNELYRAFIEAGKQAGYGESKDYNGFRQEGFSRMDMSVRDGVRCSTANAYLKPAMARPNLQVQTHALTTRVLMHGKKAVGVEYQYKGRTLQVQAKKEVILSASAFNSPKLLMLSGIGPAEHLKEHGIEVVHDLPGVGQNLHDHLEVWVQHHCKQRITLNGWLNPFGQAWIGARWLLFKSGLGATNHFESNGYIRSRAGLEYPDIQYHFLPGAIAYDGSSAAKGHGYQVHLGANKPISRGWVRLASNDPAAAPKIFFNYLSEEEDKQCYRSALRLTREIFEQPAFDPYRAGELSPGDDVQTDDEIDDWVAETAASAYHPCGSCKMGTDPMAVVDPECRVHGVENLRVVDSSIMPFVTNGNINAPSIMIGEKGADHILGLSLPPADVEVFSPADWQTKQRETERSG, encoded by the coding sequence ATGGCTGAGTTTAAATTTGACCAGAGTGTGGACTACATCATAGTCGGGGCCGGCTCTGCCGGCTCGGTGCTGGCCAGTCGCCTTACTGAAGATGGTAAAGATCAGGTACTGGTACTGGAATTTGGTGGTAAGGATAATTCCATCTTTATTCAGATGCCCACCGCCTTTTCTATTCCCATGAATAAGCCAAAATATGACTGGCAGTTTTACACCGAGCCTGAGCCGGGGCTTAAAGGCCGAAAGCTGCACCAGGCCAGGGGCAAGGTGATCGGCGGCTCGTCGTCCATCAATGGGATGGCTTTTGTGCGCGGTTGTGCCGGAGACTATCAGCAGTGGCAGGACATGGGCGCCGAGGGCTGGGATTATCAGCATGTGCTGCCCTATTTTAAACGGGCAGAAGATTGCCTGTATGGCGCCGATGAATACCGCTCTGCTGGTGGCCCGGTAGGGGTATGCAATGGCAACAATATGCAGAATGAGCTTTACCGCGCCTTTATTGAGGCCGGTAAGCAGGCGGGCTACGGCGAGAGTAAGGATTATAATGGCTTTCGTCAGGAAGGCTTCAGCCGCATGGATATGAGCGTGCGCGACGGCGTGCGCTGCTCCACCGCCAATGCCTATCTTAAACCCGCCATGGCCCGGCCCAACTTACAGGTGCAGACCCATGCGCTGACTACCAGAGTGCTGATGCATGGCAAAAAGGCCGTAGGGGTGGAGTATCAGTACAAAGGCCGAACACTTCAGGTGCAGGCCAAAAAGGAAGTGATTTTATCTGCCAGTGCCTTTAATTCGCCGAAGCTGTTAATGCTCTCCGGCATCGGCCCTGCTGAACATCTTAAGGAGCATGGCATTGAGGTGGTGCACGATCTGCCCGGAGTGGGGCAGAACCTGCATGATCATCTGGAAGTCTGGGTGCAGCATCACTGCAAACAGAGAATCACCCTCAACGGCTGGCTTAATCCCTTTGGGCAGGCATGGATCGGTGCACGCTGGCTGTTGTTTAAATCCGGCCTTGGCGCCACCAACCATTTTGAATCCAATGGTTATATTCGCAGCAGAGCCGGGCTCGAATACCCGGATATTCAATATCACTTTTTACCCGGTGCCATCGCTTATGACGGCTCCAGCGCCGCCAAAGGGCACGGCTATCAGGTACATCTGGGGGCGAACAAGCCCATCAGCCGTGGCTGGGTCAGGCTGGCCAGTAACGACCCCGCCGCCGCGCCGAAGATATTCTTTAATTACCTCAGCGAAGAGGAAGATAAGCAGTGCTACCGCAGTGCACTGCGCCTGACCCGGGAAATCTTTGAACAACCCGCCTTCGACCCATACCGGGCCGGAGAACTCTCACCCGGCGATGATGTGCAAACTGATGATGAAATTGATGACTGGGTAGCAGAAACCGCCGCCTCGGCCTATCACCCCTGCGGCTCCTGCAAAATGGGCACCGATCCCATGGCCGTAGTGGACCCCGAGTGTCGGGTACATGGGGTGGAAAATCTGCGCGTAGTGGACTCGTCCATTATGCCCTTTGTCACCAATGGTAATATTAACGCACCCAGCATTATGATCGGCGAAAAAGGCGCAGACCATATTCTCGGCCTCAGCCTGCCACCGGCAGATGTGGAAGTGTTTTCACCGGCCGACTGGCAGACAAAACAGCGGGAGACTGAACGTAGCGGCTGA
- a CDS encoding HAAS signaling domain-containing protein: protein MNLIQRYIHAVEQYLPETVRQDVGRELKANIEDQLEAQEESADSRNTPKQVEVILKQLGHPAQIAARYHPPAPLVSPALMTLYFKALAFVMGLLFVLHILDLSLGYIAASDFSLIRFLLQLSLGFVDTATWVFTSVTLIFYAITATGSEEKWLGYSNWQPKDLPDTGHPWQHLSSTHTLTDLVTNVFVLFVIWQPLWRSAESLSDSWFAFAGPFEQLFPVITTLLVLSLLFNLWCFRFPYWNRATLRINTVQNLIYAGLLFYLASLEQIVVLTDKALSLPVRFDLNKSISIGLVLVAVYLLYEVFRDIRRLRLLRA, encoded by the coding sequence GTGAATTTAATCCAGCGTTATATCCATGCCGTAGAGCAATACCTGCCGGAAACGGTCAGGCAGGATGTAGGCCGTGAGCTTAAGGCCAATATCGAAGATCAACTGGAGGCGCAGGAGGAAAGTGCCGACTCCCGGAATACACCAAAGCAGGTTGAAGTTATTCTGAAACAGCTGGGTCATCCGGCGCAAATCGCCGCCAGGTATCATCCGCCTGCACCACTGGTAAGCCCGGCATTAATGACCTTGTATTTTAAAGCGCTGGCTTTTGTAATGGGGTTGTTGTTTGTGTTGCATATACTGGATCTGAGCCTTGGCTATATCGCTGCCTCAGATTTCAGTCTGATCCGGTTTTTATTGCAACTGAGTCTGGGCTTTGTAGACACGGCGACCTGGGTGTTTACCAGCGTCACGCTGATATTTTATGCCATTACCGCTACAGGCAGTGAAGAGAAATGGCTCGGATATAGCAACTGGCAGCCAAAGGATTTACCTGATACTGGCCATCCCTGGCAACACCTCAGCAGCACCCACACCCTCACAGATCTGGTCACCAATGTGTTTGTATTATTTGTGATCTGGCAACCTTTGTGGCGCTCTGCCGAATCACTGAGCGACTCCTGGTTTGCGTTTGCGGGGCCATTTGAACAGCTTTTCCCGGTGATAACCACCCTGTTAGTATTGTCCCTGCTGTTTAATCTGTGGTGTTTTCGTTTCCCGTACTGGAATCGAGCCACCCTGCGAATTAACACGGTGCAGAATCTGATTTATGCCGGGCTGCTGTTTTATCTCGCCAGCCTGGAGCAAATCGTCGTGCTCACCGATAAAGCACTGAGTCTTCCGGTTAGATTTGATCTCAACAAAAGCATTTCTATAGGGTTGGTACTGGTAGCAGTGTATTTGCTCTATGAGGTGTTCAGGGATATCCGGCGGTTAAGATTACTCAGAGCCTGA
- a CDS encoding PadR family transcriptional regulator, with the protein MTNSQLNKMRLELRRGALVLAVLSSLKQPHYGYSLRKQLQQSGIDVEEGTLYPLIRRLADQELLDSQWRHTEGRERRYYQLSALGQELLEQLSGEWRALTRSVDTLLTENNQ; encoded by the coding sequence ATGACAAATTCTCAGCTAAACAAAATGCGGCTTGAACTGCGCCGCGGTGCACTAGTGCTGGCTGTACTCAGTTCACTTAAACAGCCTCACTACGGTTACTCGCTGAGAAAACAATTGCAGCAATCGGGCATTGATGTGGAAGAAGGTACCCTTTACCCCCTTATCCGCCGCCTGGCCGATCAGGAGCTGTTAGACAGCCAGTGGCGCCATACCGAAGGCCGCGAGCGACGTTACTACCAGCTCTCAGCATTAGGACAGGAACTGTTAGAACAACTTAGCGGGGAATGGCGGGCATTAACCCGTTCTGTAGACACTTTGTTAACGGAGAACAATCAGTGA
- a CDS encoding diacylglycerol/lipid kinase family protein — protein sequence MSDTPQSRRFLIIINPLASGLAQIYRQRLTERLQQASEDFDIWYTTDNDQANQRHLQQCTTDYSDWVVIGGDGTLNLAVNALAGTDVIMGLLPCGSGNDFARNLYRKGDDPIEVVLGEHSSRIDLGLCNDRYFVNVLGLGFDGEIVAGMYDHQPRTLRRWRYLLAALVKLLGYQEQKVALTSTERSKNEPTFLVAFANGRYFGGGMQIAPKAELSDGLLDCCWIGKASLLRKFYYLWRVFSGTHLNAAAVEYWQDNTFNIDTPNLPIEGDGEFFGTSPARICCCVNALRLKVPAREA from the coding sequence ATGTCTGATACGCCCCAATCCCGTCGTTTTCTGATTATTATCAACCCTCTGGCCAGTGGTCTTGCGCAAATCTATCGCCAGCGCCTGACTGAGCGTTTGCAGCAGGCCTCAGAGGATTTCGATATCTGGTATACCACAGACAACGACCAGGCCAACCAGCGCCATTTACAACAATGCACCACAGATTACTCAGACTGGGTGGTGATAGGCGGCGATGGCACCCTGAATCTGGCGGTGAATGCCCTGGCCGGCACCGATGTGATAATGGGATTGCTGCCCTGTGGCAGTGGCAATGACTTTGCCCGCAATCTGTACCGCAAAGGGGATGATCCCATCGAAGTGGTGCTGGGTGAGCATAGCAGCAGGATTGATCTGGGATTATGTAATGATCGTTATTTTGTCAATGTGCTGGGTCTGGGCTTTGACGGTGAAATTGTTGCCGGAATGTATGACCATCAGCCCAGAACCCTGCGCCGTTGGCGCTATCTACTGGCCGCGCTGGTTAAGCTGTTAGGTTATCAGGAACAAAAGGTTGCGCTGACAAGCACCGAACGCAGCAAAAATGAGCCAACCTTTTTGGTGGCTTTTGCTAATGGCCGGTATTTCGGCGGCGGTATGCAGATAGCACCAAAGGCTGAGCTGAGTGACGGTTTACTGGACTGTTGCTGGATTGGTAAAGCGTCGCTATTGAGGAAATTCTATTATTTGTGGCGTGTTTTTAGCGGCACCCACCTGAATGCCGCGGCAGTGGAATATTGGCAGGACAATACCTTTAACATCGACACACCTAATCTGCCTATAGAAGGGGATGGTGAGTTTTTCGGTACCAGTCCGGCCAGAATCTGTTGCTGCGTCAATGCCCTGAGGCTTAAAGTCCCTGCCAGGGAGGCTTAA